TCCTGTCGTTTCTGGACGCCGTCCGGGCCGGAAAGACGCTGAGCGCCCGGGACGCCCTCCAGACACATGAACTGTGCGAGCGCGTCCTGCGGGACCTCGACTGCGCCTAGCCAGCACCCGCCGCCGGTGCCGTTGACGGCTCCGGATGCGTGCGGACCGGCGCCGATGCAGGCTGGATGGACCGCCGGCCCGTGGAGGTGACCTGGTGAAGCCCCACCGCGAGCCACCGGGCTGGGGTGCGCTCCAGCCCCCTCCCGGCTACTACTCGGCCGACGGGCGCCCGCCCGACACCATGCAGCGTGCCCTGATCCTGGACTGGGCGGTCAATCAGCGGATCGCGAGCGGCTGGCGCGTGGAATCCCGCTCCGAGACCCAGGTCGTCATGGTCAGGGGCCGGCCGCTGAACCATGTGCTGCACGCCGTCCTGACGGCCCTCACCTGCTTCCTCTGGGGCGCGGTGTGGCTGGTTCTCGGCGTGACCAACAAGGTCGAACGGGTCGCGCTCACCGTCGACGCCATGGGAGACATCGTCACGGTGCACGGACCGGGCCGCACCGCCGCCGCCTGAGACCCGGACTCACCGCGGTCCCATGGCAGCCCGGTCACCCGGACGCATCGCGGTCCCACGGCCCGGCCACGGTGGCTCACCGCGGTCCCACGGCCCGGCCACCGTGACTCACTCCGGCGCGGACTCTGCCGGGGATTCCCCGGTCGTACGGGCGGAGCCCACCGACCCCGCACCACATGCCGCAACCGCTGCGGCCGCACCCGCCGGCTCCGCCCGGTCGCGCCTGCGCACGGAACGTACGCCTTCGAAGGCGCCGAAGGCGGCCAGCACACCCAGCGCGCCGTACAGCGGCCAGTCGCCCAGCCGCACATACAGCGTCGTGCCCCGGGCCAGCGGCACGCCGTACACCGCCGCCCCGCTCGTGTCCGTACCGAGCGGAGCCCCGACGCGCTGCCCCTGCGGGCCGTACACCGCACTGACGCCCGTGAGCGTGGCGTGCACCATCGGGCGGCCGTTCTCGGCGGCCCGCAGCGCACCCAGCGAGGCGTGCTGGCCGGGTGCCCAGCCGTGCTGGAAGGACGACGTGGACGACTGGGCGACCAGCAGCCGGGCGCCGTCACGGGTCAGCCGCCGGCTCATGTCGGGGAACGCGGACTCGAAGCAGACGAGCGGACCGATACGCAGGCCGTGCGCGCCGGGCAGCGTCATCGTCACCGGACCCGTGCCGCGCAGGCGGTCCTCGCCCGCCGCCTTGCCCATCGAGGTGGCCCACCCGAGCGCCGAGCGGGCCGGGACGTACTCGCCGAAGGGAACCAGACGCATCTTGTCGTAGCGGTCCCCGGTCAGCCCCTGCGGACCCACCAGCACAGCGCTCTTGAAGATCCCGGTCCGGCCCGACGCATCGGTCTGTCGGGCATCCACGTTCACCAGCACGTCCGCACCCACCAGGCGCGACAGCGCGGCGATCCGGGCGGTGACATCGGGCCGCCTCGCCGGATCGACGCCGACGCTGCTCTCACCCCACACGACCAGGTCGAGGTCCCGGCCCGCCAGTGAGCGCGTCAGCTCCTCACTGCGCGCCAACCGGCGCTGCACGCTGCCGGGCCCCTCGACGACGCCGGGCTGCACGACGGCGATCCGCGCCGTCCCGGTCCGCTCGGGCTGCGGCGCCCACACCCACACCGATCCCACGGCCACGGCGGCCACCACGAGTGTCACGACAGCCATCGCGCGGGCGGCAGGGCGCGTGAGCAGCAGGACGAGGGCCGTGTTCACCGCGACCACGAGCAGGCTCACCAGCCAGACCCCGCCCACCGACGCCAGCCGGAGCGCCGGCGGCACCTGCCACTGGCTCGCGCCGAGGAGCCCCCAGGGGCCGCCGAGACCCTCCCAGGAGCGGACCGTCTCGATCATCAGCCAGCCGCACGGAACCACGACCACAGCCACCACGACCTTGCCGCCGGAGACCGGTCCGCGCAGAAGCCGGCTGACCAGCAGCCCCCAGGGGGCCCACAGCAGACCGAGCAGGGCCGCCAGCACCACGATGAACACATGCAGGCTCGGCATCAGCCAGTGGTGCACCGCCAGCATGTAGCCCGTTCCGCCGAGCCAGCCGTCGAGCGCCGCCCTGCGCCCCGTACCGGCGGACCGGATCAGCAGCAGCAACGGGACCAGGGCGACGTACGCGAACCACCACAGCCCCGGCGCGGGGAACGCGAGCGCGGGCAGCGCGCCGGCCAGGAGCGCGGCGCATCCGCGTCCCAGGGCCGAGCCGAGTATCCGTTCGCCCCGCTCGCGCCCCACGGCCCCGCTCGGCATGCCGCGCCTCCTCGTCCTGCCAGGTGGCAGGCATCATCCTTGAATCCGTTCGCCCTGTTGTCCCCCAGTGTGGGGCAGCCGAAGCGAGCCGGGGCGGATCACCTGGCGGTGAGGACGTCCGACAGGCTCCGCCACTTCTCGTGGACCGTCACGCCCTGGATCCGCCAGCCGTCGTCGGTACGGAGCAGCTCGAAGGCGTACCGCCCGCCGGAGACGAAGTTGGGTGCGGTCGGACGGTCCGCCGAGCCCGGGTCCCCGTCCGGTCCGCTCACGAGCCGCATCGGGTTCATGTAGTCGGCCTGCACCCGGGCCCGGTCGCCCGGATAGCCGCCGAGGTCCTGAAGGTCCAGGCGGCGGTTGACGATCAGGTGCTGCCGTACGGGGAAGAGCAGCATGGTTTCGGAGAGCCACTGCGCCACCTCGGCGGCGGGACCCTCGATGCCGCCGGCGGTGCGGTAGTCGGCGCGCCCCTCCGTGGTGAACAGGGCCCGGTAGTCCGGCCACGCGCCGTCGTCCACCGCCACCGCGTAGCCGGTGATCACTGCATCGATGGAGAGCCGGTCCATCACGGTCGAGAGATCCACGCGCTGCGTCATCGGGTCAGTGTGGGCCCACGGACGTCAGGGGCCAAGTGCCGTGCACCCGCGGCGGGCCGGGAAAGGCGGGAACCGGCCGCCGAAGGGCCCGGCGGCCGGGGACCACGAGGCAGTTCAGCAGGGCACCACGGCCACCGGACCGAGCGCGTGCGTGAGCGTCGTCTGCGCCACCGGGGAGAGACCGAGCCCGAGGGATTCGCCGCCCTTGCGCCGGCCGATGACCGTCAGGGCCGCGGTCGCGGACGCGGTCACCAAGGTGCGCGACGCGGAGCCGTTGACGGGCTCCTTCACGACCTCCACCTGCGGATACTTCTCGCGCCGGCCCGCTGTCAGCTCGGCGAGGGACCGCTCGGCCGCGTCGGCCGCCGCATCCCGGTCGAAGACGGGGCCGCCGGAGAGCATCGACGAGAACATCGTCCAGCCGTGCACGATCCGCAGCCGCGCACCGGGACGGGCCGCCGCCGTCTCGAAGGCGAACTCCAGCACCGCCTCACTGCTCTCGTCCGCGGCCACCCCCGCGACGACGTCCCGGAAGGAATCCTGGAGGCTCTCGTCCGGCTCCTCGTCCGCCCGCCCGCCGTTGATGACAACCACGGGACACTTGGCCATCGAGGCGGTCGCCAGGCTGTTGGAGCCCAGCATCAGGGAGCGGAACCCGCCCAGTCCGCGTGAGCCGACCACCACCAGCGACGCATCACGACTGAGCGAGACGAGCGCTGCCGAAGGGAAGTCGAGCGGTGCGAGCGTCGTGGCCCGCAGCCCGGGCGCGATCCGGTTCACGCGACGCACGGACTGGGCAAGCAGCTCCTGCGCCTCGCGCTCCTGGGCCTCCTGGCCGGTACGCCTGGTCAGCAGCCGGACGTGCACGACCACCAGGGGAAGCCCCCGCCCGGCCGCCTCACGGGCCGCCCAGTCCAGCGCGTCGCGGCTGTGCGTGGACCCGTCGACTGCGGCGATCACGGGAAGCTCTGTACTGGTCATGCGTACCTCCTGAAGTGAGGTGGTGCGTCCTTCGGGCCGGTACGTCCGCGTGGCGCGCGGCAGCGCCCCGGCCTGCCGGGCCCTGCCCCGTACGCTACGGCCGGTCGGCTGCCGCTGCCCGGCCGGGTCGCCCGGCGGGAGGCGTCGCCTGGGGACCGGCACGGCGGACCGGCCAGGACCGTTGTCCTCGTCGGCCGGTGCGCCTGCACCTATGCTCGCGGGATGGAGCAGAGCGAAGTCGTGAAACGTGTGATCGGCATCCTCACCGAAGCGGGCGAGATGCGCCGCCTCTTGGAGGAGAACCCGGACCGTGACGACCCCAGCACCGATTCGACCGTGGTGACCGCGCTTCTCAACGAGACGATGCCACGGATCGCGATTCCCGAGGACGCCACGATCGAGGACGTGGTGGCCCTGGTCGGACGGGAGGTCGGCGGCGCGGTGGAGCAACTCGTCGGTGCGTTCACCCTGGCGTTCGCGATGCTGGCGCAGGTCCACGACTCCGGGCAGACGGATGTGTCGTCCGCCGACGTCCTCCAGGACCTCGCCCTGCGGGCCGAGCAGTTCGGTTCCGAGGGGCCGGGAGGCCCGGGGGAGACGGAGGCGTAGGAAGGCGGGAGGGCCGGACGCCATACTCGGCGTCATGCGCATCGACTTCGACCCCGGGGCCACCGACACCGGCACGTTCTACCGACTGCTCACCGCCGTGGTCGTGCCCCGGCCCATCGCGTGGATCTCCACCGTCACCCCCGACGGCGAGACGGCCAATCTGGCCCCCCACTCCTTCTTCACGATTGCCTGCGTCAGCCCGCCCGTCGTGCAGTTCACCTCGGTGGGGCGCAAGGACACGCTGCTCAACATCGAGGCGACGGGCTCCTTCGTGGTGAACTTCGCCCCGGAGCACCTCTTCGAGCAGATCAACGCCACAGCGACCGACTTCCCGCGCGGCATCAGCGAGTTCGAGGCCGTGGGCGTCGAGCAGGAACCCAGCCTGCGGGTGAAGCCGCCGCGCGTGGCGGGCTCGCCGGTCGCGCTGGAATGCGAACTGCACAGCACGGTCCTGCTCGGCGACTCCACCGTCGTGTTCGGCCGTGTGGTGCATGCCGCGGTCGACGAGGACGTCATGACGGACGGCCACCCGGAGGTCACCGCGCTGCGCCCGCTGACCCGGCTCGGCAAGGACGAATGGGGAACGTTCGGAGGCGTACGGGAGATCTCCCGCGTCCCGTACACCCGCTGGCAGGAGGACCGCGAGGCACGCTGACGCGGCTGTGCAGGCGAATGACGAGCGGACCGGGCGACGGTGCCGACCGCCGGAGCTGGGACAACGGATACTCTCAGCATGCCTCGTCGGATACCGGTGCCCTGGTGGGTGTGGGACCGGGACGGTGCCTTACCCCGTCGCCGCCGCGGTCCGAGGACCGGACGGCGCCCCGGGGCCCCCAGAAGCAACTGCGAAATAACAGGAGACCCGATGGCTGATACCCCGCCCCGCCAGGTTCAGCGGCGCTCGGACGAGAGCGCGGCGGGCTCGGCGTCCGAGGCCCCGGGCCGTGTCGAGGCCGTGCCGACACCGCGCTACCAGGGGCTGTTCGTCGAACCCGATCTTCCGCCCTTCGTCGAGACCGAGTGACACCACCCGCGCCGAGGCCCGCGCTGCCCCCGTACCCGCTTTTGCGGAGACGGGGGCAGCGCGGCGTCCGGGGCCGGACAGCGTTGAAGGCGCGGACGGACCGTCTGCCGGGGCGGTCGCCGCTCAGGCTGCTGCGAAGTCGTGGGCGGCAGCGCCCTGCCACTCGACGAGGGACGGGGTGTCGAGGGCACGTGCCGGGTCCGCCATGCCTGCGTCGGCGAGGAACACGATGACATCGTGATCGCTGTGGGCGAGCCCGAGCCTCTCTTCGCGGCCGGCCAGGTGCACGGTGACGAGCCGCGCGCCGGACGGTGTGGGTCGGTGGATCACAATCGGGGGAGTAGCCATATGTCCAGCCTGGCCCCATGCGCACGTGCCCGCATCCGGTTCGGCTGTGGCAGGGGCGCGCGGGCGGGGAAACGGGGGCCCCGGACCCGGGGAACGAACTCGTCAGCCGGCGGACTCGCGTGCCTACGGCTCGGGACCATCGGCCGTCATCCGCCGGTCCGAGATGCTGCGGAGACTCCGGCGTGCAGTGAGTCAGCGTTTGATGCGGCTACGCATGGCGAGGACGGCAAGGGCGAGCAGCACGGGCTCGGTGAAGCGGCTGACCATCTCCGTGTACGTGCCCCAGGTGGTGAGGTCCTGGCCGCTGGCACGGAACACAACGGAGTTCAGCACCACCTGCACGGCCTTGTCGGCGCGTTCCCCGGTGAACCGCTCACCGGCAGGCAACGTCAGCCGGGGGTCTTCCTTGTCCACTGTCAACGTCACCTGCCCGCCACCGGCGGGGACAGCACCCGTGGCGACCTGCTGGGGTGAGGAGTCAGGCAGACCGAGACCCATCATGAGCACGATGGTGGCCGCCACAGCGGCGAGCAGCCAGCCGAGCGCTCGCGAGGCACGCAAGCCGTATCCGGAGAGCAGCCAGTACCCCCACAGCAGGAACCGTTCGCCGGCGGGGGTGTCGACGTGGTCGTGTCGGCGCATCTCCATCTCGCCGTAGTAGAAGTCGGCAGCGCCCGGTTCGTTCTTGCCGTCCTCGAACGCCTTGCGCAGCTGCCGGTAGAGAGCGGCCACGTCCTCCGGGTCGGGGGTGAGGGCCGGGTCGG
This genomic interval from Streptomyces sp. NBC_00464 contains the following:
- the lnt gene encoding apolipoprotein N-acyltransferase, whose product is MPSGAVGRERGERILGSALGRGCAALLAGALPALAFPAPGLWWFAYVALVPLLLLIRSAGTGRRAALDGWLGGTGYMLAVHHWLMPSLHVFIVVLAALLGLLWAPWGLLVSRLLRGPVSGGKVVVAVVVVPCGWLMIETVRSWEGLGGPWGLLGASQWQVPPALRLASVGGVWLVSLLVVAVNTALVLLLTRPAARAMAVVTLVVAAVAVGSVWVWAPQPERTGTARIAVVQPGVVEGPGSVQRRLARSEELTRSLAGRDLDLVVWGESSVGVDPARRPDVTARIAALSRLVGADVLVNVDARQTDASGRTGIFKSAVLVGPQGLTGDRYDKMRLVPFGEYVPARSALGWATSMGKAAGEDRLRGTGPVTMTLPGAHGLRIGPLVCFESAFPDMSRRLTRDGARLLVAQSSTSSFQHGWAPGQHASLGALRAAENGRPMVHATLTGVSAVYGPQGQRVGAPLGTDTSGAAVYGVPLARGTTLYVRLGDWPLYGALGVLAAFGAFEGVRSVRRRDRAEPAGAAAAVAACGAGSVGSARTTGESPAESAPE
- a CDS encoding nuclear transport factor 2 family protein, translating into MTQRVDLSTVMDRLSIDAVITGYAVAVDDGAWPDYRALFTTEGRADYRTAGGIEGPAAEVAQWLSETMLLFPVRQHLIVNRRLDLQDLGGYPGDRARVQADYMNPMRLVSGPDGDPGSADRPTAPNFVSGGRYAFELLRTDDGWRIQGVTVHEKWRSLSDVLTAR
- a CDS encoding universal stress protein, with protein sequence MTSTELPVIAAVDGSTHSRDALDWAAREAAGRGLPLVVVHVRLLTRRTGQEAQEREAQELLAQSVRRVNRIAPGLRATTLAPLDFPSAALVSLSRDASLVVVGSRGLGGFRSLMLGSNSLATASMAKCPVVVINGGRADEEPDESLQDSFRDVVAGVAADESSEAVLEFAFETAAARPGARLRIVHGWTMFSSMLSGGPVFDRDAAADAAERSLAELTAGRREKYPQVEVVKEPVNGSASRTLVTASATAALTVIGRRKGGESLGLGLSPVAQTTLTHALGPVAVVPC
- a CDS encoding flavin reductase family protein yields the protein MRIDFDPGATDTGTFYRLLTAVVVPRPIAWISTVTPDGETANLAPHSFFTIACVSPPVVQFTSVGRKDTLLNIEATGSFVVNFAPEHLFEQINATATDFPRGISEFEAVGVEQEPSLRVKPPRVAGSPVALECELHSTVLLGDSTVVFGRVVHAAVDEDVMTDGHPEVTALRPLTRLGKDEWGTFGGVREISRVPYTRWQEDREAR